From the Burkholderia ubonensis subsp. mesacidophila genome, the window GGCGTACGTGCCGTTCTGCGGACTCGCGATCGTCGAGGAGCTGGCGGGCGTGCGCACCGATGTCGCCGACCCGATGCTCGAGCTCGCGATCGCTCAGCAGCCCGGCGAGCGGTTCTGTACGTTCCAGCGCGGGCTGCTCGACGAACTTGCGGCGTCGTTCGATCTGTGACGCCCGTTGCGCGCGGCAGCGCGGCCCTTGCGTAATCGGCGCGAATGCGGTTTCCTGTGCGTTTGCACAAGCGGGGCCTGGAGCCGCACTCATCCGATGAAATCGTCTCCGCGCGAGAAGACGCGCCGCAGGCCGTCCAACCTGGTGCTGAATATCGCCGCCATTCTGGTTGGCCTCATCACGTTCGGAATCGGCGCGGCCTGGCTGATCTACAGCTGGATCGTCGACCGCGAAGCGCAATATTTCGCGATTCCGCTGGTGTTCTCGGTGCCGGTGATTGTCGCGGTCGCGGTGCGGAGTTTCTGGGATTAGTGTCTGTTCGCGCCCATCCCGGGCTTGCGCCGGCCGCGCAAAAAACAAAAAAGCGCTGCGGTCGGCCGACCGGCAGCGCTTCTTCGACGGACCGCCCGTCAAGGGCGGTGTCCAACTGGTGCGTGAGGCCGGACTCGAACCGGCACACCCTTGCGGGCGTCAGGACCTAAACCTGGTGCGTCTACCAATTTCGCCACTCACGCGCATCTCTGTCGCCTGCCCGCGCGAGGTGCGTCGGGCGCCCGGGCCGTCACGCCGACATGAAAAACCGGCGCGCCCGATCAGGCGAGCGCGAGATTCTACCCGATCTGCGCAGCATTGTCTGCATCGGCCGACGAGGTTCACGCGCCGGTGCTAGAATGCCGCGCTTGATGCTTCCGGCGGTGCGCAACCGCACGTCCCCGATTCCGCCCCCGACCCGATTCCGCACGTGAATTTCGACGACTACTGTCAGCAGAAAGCCGCGCCCGCCGGCTCCAGTGTCTACTACGCGTTGCGGCAGGCGCCGTTCGCGGTCCAGCCGCGCCTCACCGCCCTCTTCGCGCTGCGCCGCGAACTCGAGGAAACCGTCAAGGAAACCAGCGACCCGACCGTCGGCCATACCAAGCTCGCGTGGTGGCACAAGGAACTCGCGGCGCTGGCCGCCGGAGAACCGTCGCATCCGGTGACGAAGGCACTCGCGCAGCACCATCCGTCGATCGTGTCCGAAGCCGATGCGCTGCGCGCGCTGGTCAGCGGCTACGGAATGGATCTCGAACAGGCGCGCTACCTCGATTTCGCGAACCTGCGGCGCTACATCGTGCAAGTGGGCGGCGGCTTCGCGTCGCTCGTCGCGCGGGCCAGCGCCGCGCGCCCGGCCGAGCCGCAGCCGTGGGCCGACGAAGTCGGCCACGCGCTGATGCTCGCGCAATTCGTGCAGGAGCTCGGCAACGACGCACGGCACGGCCGCATCTACCTGCCGATCGACGAGCTGCAACGCTACAACGTGACGGCCGCGGACCTGCTGAACCGGCGCTACAGCCCCGCGTTCACCGAACTGCTGACGTTCCAGACCGCTCGGGCGCGCGACGCGCTCGCGGCCGCCGACGCAGCAATTCCCGCCGCCGAGCGCCGCGCGCAGCGCACGCTGCGCGCGCAACTCGCGCTTGCCGGCGCGTTGCTCGTCGAGATCGAGCGCGACGGCTACCAGGTTCTGCACCAGCGCATCGCGCTGACGCCGATCCGCAAGCTGTGGATCGCGTGGCGCGCCGCGCGCCGCCGTTGACATTCCTGCCGTCGACGCTCCGCTACACCCTCAAAAGCGGCAGCGGCTCGAAGCGCTGCTGCAGCACGCGCGTCGCATCAAGCCCCCACCAGGACCCAAGCACCGTCGCATAGAGCTGGCGGAAGTCGACCGCGACCGGCAGGTTGCCGTTGCCGTCGAGCCGCCCGAGCGCGGGCGGCGCACCATACAGGCCGCCGGCCACGCGCCCGCCCATCACGAAATGCGGCGCGGCCGTGCCATGGTCGGTGCCGTTGCTCTGGTTCTCGCGCACGCGCCGCCCGAACTCCGCATACGTCATCACGAGCGTCTCGTTCCAGCGCCCGAGTTCGAGCAGCGCGCCGCGCATCGCGCTCATCCCTTCGGCGAACTGCTTGAGCAGCGCCGCCTGCTGTCCCGGCTGGTTCTGGTGCGTGTCGAAACCGTTGAGCGTGAGCCGCAGCACCGCAACCCCGTCCTGCGCGGCCTGCCCCGATGCTTCGCACGCGGCGAGCACCTGCATCGCGGTCTTCACCGCGGTGCCGAACGCGCCGCCCGGAAACGCCGTCCTGAATTCCCGCATCCCGCCGCGCGGCCGCAGCCGGTCCGCCGCCTTCACGATGTCGTTCTCGACGTCGATGATGTGCGCGAGCGCCGGGTTCTGCTCGCGCAGCGACACAGGCTCGGCGAGCCGCGCGGCGCGAATGAACTGCGCCGGATTGACGAGTGCGATCGCACGCGCGCCGTTCGCGAGCGGCCCCATCTCGGCGCTGCCGAGCACCACGCCGTCCGCCGCGAAGC encodes:
- the hpnD gene encoding presqualene diphosphate synthase HpnD, which produces MNFDDYCQQKAAPAGSSVYYALRQAPFAVQPRLTALFALRRELEETVKETSDPTVGHTKLAWWHKELAALAAGEPSHPVTKALAQHHPSIVSEADALRALVSGYGMDLEQARYLDFANLRRYIVQVGGGFASLVARASAARPAEPQPWADEVGHALMLAQFVQELGNDARHGRIYLPIDELQRYNVTAADLLNRRYSPAFTELLTFQTARARDALAAADAAIPAAERRAQRTLRAQLALAGALLVEIERDGYQVLHQRIALTPIRKLWIAWRAARRR
- a CDS encoding DUF1501 domain-containing protein — encoded protein: MNRRDFLALTGAAATAGVSLWQPGALAAPLAATKAGAGYANVLILVELKGGNDGLNTVVPYADPLYYQFRRSIGIKREQVLQLDERTGLHPSLAALMPLWRDRQVAVVQGVGYPQPNLSHFRSIEIWDTASRSDQYLREGWLTRTFAQAPVPPGFAADGVVLGSAEMGPLANGARAIALVNPAQFIRAARLAEPVSLREQNPALAHIIDVENDIVKAADRLRPRGGMREFRTAFPGGAFGTAVKTAMQVLAACEASGQAAQDGVAVLRLTLNGFDTHQNQPGQQAALLKQFAEGMSAMRGALLELGRWNETLVMTYAEFGRRVRENQSNGTDHGTAAPHFVMGGRVAGGLYGAPPALGRLDGNGNLPVAVDFRQLYATVLGSWWGLDATRVLQQRFEPLPLLRV